One Gemmatimonadaceae bacterium genomic window carries:
- a CDS encoding GatB/YqeY domain-containing protein, whose product MAAEGVSLLARLQADQAAARRAQEKDQVMLLGMVISELKNREIELRRDATDDDTLDVIRKGIKRRRESVDLYRKAGRDDLADKEQREVNALDGYLPAQVDPEAIRGAVRTAMAGGAANIGAVMARVMPEFKGRADGNTINTIVREELARG is encoded by the coding sequence GTGGCCGCCGAGGGCGTTTCGTTGCTCGCGCGGCTGCAGGCTGATCAGGCTGCGGCTCGTCGGGCGCAGGAAAAAGATCAGGTCATGTTGCTCGGGATGGTCATCTCGGAGCTCAAGAATCGCGAAATCGAGCTCCGCCGCGACGCAACGGACGACGATACGTTGGACGTGATCCGCAAGGGGATCAAGCGCCGGCGCGAGTCGGTGGATCTCTACCGTAAGGCCGGTCGAGATGACCTCGCCGACAAGGAGCAGCGCGAAGTCAACGCGCTCGACGGCTATCTGCCGGCACAGGTCGATCCCGAAGCGATTCGGGGTGCGGTGCGCACGGCGATGGCCGGCGGTGCCGCGAACATCGGCGCTGTGATGGCCCGGGTCATGCCGGAATTCAAGGGTCGCGCCGATGGAAACACGATCAATACCATTGTGCGCGAGGAGTTGGCCCGCGGTTGA
- a CDS encoding 50S ribosomal protein L11 methyltransferase, translating into MPDIDAPWISVRVQPSASSDAARRACLSALFAIGAQGVHEDGLALVTHFPPGTDLTTVHRALSEADDRVIIETAAVPDIDWSEAWKARIVAHELGPLTVTPPWLADGRDPASTIVIEPGMAFGTGDHPTTRGVVRLLPTVMRTGDVVADLGAGSAVLAIAAAKLGASRVYAVELDGEAIPDAETNVARNGVADRVHVFEADAAVLLPLLAPVRVVLANIISSVLMELLPVIAASLAADGAVIVSGILVEERDAMMVFLTATGWRVLLEDAEGIWWSASIARA; encoded by the coding sequence GTGCCTGACATCGACGCGCCCTGGATCAGTGTCCGCGTTCAGCCGTCTGCGTCGTCCGACGCGGCGCGCCGGGCGTGCCTCTCGGCGCTCTTTGCCATTGGTGCGCAGGGGGTGCATGAAGATGGATTGGCACTGGTCACGCACTTTCCGCCGGGTACCGACCTGACCACGGTGCATCGCGCACTGTCGGAGGCCGATGACCGCGTGATCATCGAAACCGCGGCCGTGCCCGACATCGATTGGAGCGAAGCGTGGAAAGCGCGCATCGTGGCACACGAGTTAGGTCCGCTGACGGTGACTCCGCCATGGTTGGCCGATGGTCGGGATCCGGCATCGACGATTGTGATCGAGCCGGGCATGGCGTTCGGAACGGGCGATCACCCGACCACCCGCGGCGTCGTGCGGCTCCTGCCCACGGTCATGCGCACTGGTGATGTGGTGGCCGATCTCGGCGCCGGCAGTGCGGTGCTGGCCATTGCCGCGGCGAAGCTTGGCGCATCGCGTGTGTATGCCGTCGAACTCGACGGGGAGGCCATCCCAGACGCCGAGACGAACGTGGCGCGCAATGGTGTGGCCGATCGGGTGCATGTCTTCGAGGCGGATGCCGCTGTGCTGTTACCGCTGCTCGCGCCGGTGCGGGTGGTGCTCGCCAACATCATCTCATCCGTGCTGATGGAATTGCTGCCGGTGATTGCCGCGTCCCTCGCCGCCGACGGTGCCGTCATCGTCAGCGGTATTCTGGTCGAGGAACGCGACGCCATGATGGTGTTTCTGACGGCCACTGGGTGGCGCGTGTTGTTGGAAGATGCAGAGGGAATCTGGTGGTCGGCGTCGATCGCGAGGGCGTAG
- a CDS encoding 16S rRNA (uracil(1498)-N(3))-methyltransferase, producing MVGVDREGVGAGRPTFVTSERLVLNGGCVLDEHAARHMRALRLDAGAIVALRDGAGGVAEGQLVRLTKSQAQIEVQVVEHREPLTAVHLLVPVADKDRMLWLAEKAGELACTSWRPVMWRRSRSVTPRGEGMSFQARVRARMESALAQSEGAWLPQLYPEANVERAVLAVPDSDRIVLDPNGAPLIGPAAVPIRGAVTLAIGPEGGIEADEMAALERAGFRRASLGTTILRFETAAIAAMAIVRTALAPSHRSPAP from the coding sequence GTGGTCGGCGTCGATCGCGAGGGCGTAGGCGCCGGTCGGCCCACGTTTGTCACCAGCGAGCGGCTGGTGCTGAACGGCGGGTGCGTGCTGGATGAGCACGCGGCGCGTCATATGCGTGCGCTCCGGCTCGACGCGGGCGCGATCGTGGCGTTGCGCGACGGTGCGGGCGGGGTGGCCGAGGGTCAGCTGGTTCGACTGACCAAGTCGCAGGCACAGATAGAAGTGCAGGTTGTCGAGCATCGAGAACCCCTGACCGCCGTGCACCTGCTGGTGCCGGTTGCTGACAAGGATCGCATGTTGTGGTTGGCGGAAAAGGCGGGCGAACTGGCCTGTACCAGTTGGCGCCCCGTGATGTGGCGGCGTTCGCGAAGCGTGACACCGCGCGGCGAAGGGATGAGTTTTCAGGCCCGCGTTCGCGCGCGTATGGAGAGTGCCTTGGCGCAGTCTGAGGGGGCGTGGCTTCCGCAGCTGTACCCCGAGGCGAACGTGGAACGGGCCGTGCTCGCGGTCCCGGACAGCGATCGTATTGTGCTGGATCCAAATGGAGCGCCGTTGATTGGACCGGCTGCTGTGCCCATCAGAGGGGCCGTGACGCTGGCGATCGGACCCGAAGGCGGGATAGAGGCCGACGAAATGGCCGCGCTCGAGCGGGCCGGTTTTCGGCGTGCCTCATTGGGAACGACTATCCTGCGATTCGAAACCGCCGCCATTGCCGCGATGGCCATCGTTCGCACGGCACTCGCCCCTTCTCATCGGAGCCCCGCACCATGA
- a CDS encoding histidine triad nucleotide-binding protein, whose protein sequence is MTDRCLFCRIVSGELPVTTVAENEYAVAFRDLHPQAPVHVLVVPRRHVASLADATDGVELGAVALLAARVARDEGIAETGYRTVINSGANAGQSVGHLHMHVLGGRQMGWPPG, encoded by the coding sequence ATGACCGACCGTTGCCTCTTCTGCAGGATCGTGAGCGGAGAACTGCCGGTCACGACGGTTGCCGAGAACGAGTACGCGGTAGCCTTTCGGGATCTGCATCCGCAGGCCCCCGTGCATGTCCTCGTGGTCCCCCGGCGGCACGTAGCATCGCTGGCGGACGCCACCGACGGCGTCGAATTGGGTGCGGTGGCGTTGCTGGCCGCCAGGGTGGCCCGGGACGAGGGCATCGCCGAAACCGGATATCGCACCGTCATCAACTCCGGGGCCAACGCCGGGCAGTCGGTCGGTCACCTCCACATGCACGTGCTGGGGGGCCGCCAAATGGGGTGGCCGCCGGGGTGA
- a CDS encoding 30S ribosomal protein S21 codes for MSEVIIHEDENFERALKRFKKKCEKAGILSDLRKHRHYEKPSEKRKRKMNAAVRKNRRTRTA; via the coding sequence TTGTCGGAAGTCATTATCCACGAGGACGAGAATTTCGAGCGGGCACTCAAGCGCTTCAAGAAGAAGTGCGAGAAGGCCGGTATCCTGTCCGATCTGCGCAAGCATCGCCACTACGAGAAGCCGTCCGAGAAGCGGAAGCGCAAAATGAACGCTGCCGTGCGCAAGAATCGGCGCACGCGAACGGCCTGA